The proteins below come from a single Tigriopus californicus strain San Diego chromosome 3, Tcal_SD_v2.1, whole genome shotgun sequence genomic window:
- the LOC131877511 gene encoding uncharacterized protein LOC131877511, translating to MKNGSQLASAITRTVMLFVEYHSIVFFLRSFIMVWCNINGKSFKRICALVSFISGLYILCEVRNVPLRFKFVQSSVKSEDDKFWQTLRTYITARKHGLSQINITKRIFNVTNLHEIPGHPHSYPFLTGDTLKSFADVYYDRSKTKGHPSASYYLVDGLWVLKGDRKLPLEKRKHIPSNGDVIFIKTDFLERIAGTFLARLNTSFILITHNSAFSVPRGSKSMQLLDHPKLIRWFAQNPRINHPNLEAIPIGLENQRFHYAGFLPNLEKSFKLISRIYDPADTGTHRTKPNTLYLNFNPTHNNIRYVAQHYLIKMGYQKSEIKPLLEYHRDLGKSRFVVSPPGVGEDCHRTWEAILFGTIPIVWNSTLWNLFQQSPVRVARSVDDFAFDNLNDFQVHSKNRQLLMAQYWFDRINSFR from the exons ATGAAGAATGGCAGTCAGTTGGCAAGTGCTATAACACGAACAGTAATGTTATTCGTTGAATATCACTCGATCGTGTTTTTTTTACGTTCCTTTATCATGGTTTGGTGCAATATCAATGGCAAGTCATTCAAAAGAATTTGTGCTCTCGTCAGTTTTATTTCGGGGCTCTATATTCTGTGTGAAGTCAGAAATGTCCCTCTGAGATTCAAG TTCGTGCAATCGTCAGTCAAATCCGAGGATGACAAATTCTGGCAAACCTTGAGAACGTATATCACGGCCAGAAAGCATGGATTGTCTCAaatcaatatcacaaaaaggATATTTAAT GTCACAAATCTGCACGAAATCCCGGGACATCCTCATTCTTACCCTTTTCTCACCGGAGATACTTTGAAGTCATTTGCCGATGTTTACTATGACCGTTCTAAGACTAAAGGACACCCAAGTGCCTCATATTATCTGGTAGATGGACTTTGGGTACTTAAAGGTGACCGAAAACTCCCCCTAGAAAAGCG GAAACATATACCTTCTAATGGCGACgtaattttcatcaaaacggACTTTTTGGAACGGATTGCTGGGACTTTCCTAGCCCGGTTGAACACCTCGTTCATTCTCATCACTCATAACTCCGCATTCAGTGTGCCCAGAGGCTCTAAATCCATGCAGCTCTTGGATCATCCCAAACTAATTCGATGGTTTGCTCAGAATCCGCGGATCAATCATCCAAATCTTGAGGCTATTCCCATTGGTCTTGAAAATCAAAGGTTTCATTATGCTGGATTCCTTCCCAACCTGGAAAAATCTTTCAA ATTAATCTCTCGAATTTATGACCCTGCTGACACAGGCACTCATCGAACCAAGCCCAACACGCTTTACCTGAATTTTAACCCAACACACAATAACATTCGATATGTTGCCCAGCATTATCTGATCAAAATGGGTTACCAAAAGTCAGAAATCAAACCCCTATTGGAATATCACAGGGATTTGGGCAAAAGCCGTTTTGTAGTCTCGCCTCCAG GTGTTGGTGAGGACTGTCATCGGACCTGGGAGGCCATACTTTTTGGAACCATTCCCATTGTTTGGAACTCGACCTTATGGAACCTATTTCAGCAATCGCCGGTGAGAGTGGCAAGATCTGTCGACGATTTTGCATTTGACAACCTCAATGATTTCCAAGTTCATTCGAAAAACCGTCAACTTTTGATGGCACAGTATTGGTTTGATAGAATAAATAGTTTTCGATGA